One Longimicrobiaceae bacterium genomic window carries:
- a CDS encoding YCF48-related protein, producing MQTSGTTASLRGLSVVSRDVAWASGSGGTFLRTVDGGATWRADTVPGASKLDFRDVQAFDERTAVLLTAGQPARIYRTEDGGRRWTVVHTEDAPAAFFDGMAFWDARNGIAFSDPVDGHFLIVTTGDGGRTWTRVPPESIPAPLAGEAAFAASGTAVSVHGSSDAWIATGGGRVARVLHTPDRGRTWSVAELPFAGNETSGAFSAAFRDGGTGVAVGGDYRREREGGDAARSTDGGRTWMAGGRVMPPGVREGVVYVPGARRPTVVAVGPGGSSWSVDDGATWMPIDTAGFHAVGFAAPDAGWAVGAGGRVARFTGALPGTTRP from the coding sequence ATGCAGACCAGCGGCACCACCGCGTCGCTACGCGGCTTGAGCGTGGTGAGCCGCGACGTGGCGTGGGCCAGCGGCAGCGGCGGCACGTTCCTGCGCACGGTAGATGGCGGCGCTACGTGGCGCGCGGACACGGTTCCGGGCGCCTCGAAGCTCGACTTCCGCGACGTGCAAGCGTTCGATGAGCGCACGGCGGTGCTGCTCACGGCGGGGCAGCCGGCGCGCATCTACCGCACGGAAGATGGCGGACGGCGCTGGACCGTGGTGCACACGGAAGATGCGCCCGCCGCCTTCTTCGACGGCATGGCGTTCTGGGACGCGCGCAACGGCATCGCGTTCAGCGACCCCGTGGACGGCCACTTCCTCATCGTCACCACGGGAGATGGCGGTCGGACCTGGACGCGCGTGCCGCCGGAGAGCATCCCCGCTCCGCTGGCGGGCGAGGCGGCGTTCGCGGCGAGCGGCACCGCGGTCAGCGTCCACGGCTCGTCCGACGCGTGGATCGCCACGGGCGGCGGCCGCGTCGCGCGCGTGCTCCACACGCCCGACCGCGGGCGTACGTGGAGCGTGGCCGAGCTGCCGTTCGCGGGCAACGAGACTTCCGGCGCGTTCTCGGCCGCCTTCCGCGACGGGGGCACGGGCGTGGCCGTGGGCGGCGACTACCGCCGCGAGCGTGAGGGCGGCGACGCGGCCCGCAGCACCGACGGCGGCCGCACGTGGATGGCCGGCGGACGGGTGATGCCGCCCGGCGTGCGCGAGGGCGTCGTCTACGTCCCGGGCGCGCGCCGTCCCACGGTGGTTGCGGTGGGGCCAGGCGGATCGAGCTGGTCGGTAGATGATGGAGCGACGTGGATGCCCATCGACACGGCCGGCTTCCACGCGGTCGGCTTCGCGGCGCCGGACGCGGGCTGGGCCGTGGGCGCGGGCGGACGCGTCGCGCGG